The DNA region TCCGGTCTCGATCCGAATGGCCAAGGAGCAGGGACTCTCTTTGAATCCCACGAAAATCTCCGGCCAGTGCGGTCGGTTGATGTGCTGCCTGACGTTTGAAAACGAGGTCTACAAGGAACTCAAAAGCAAGTTTCCGGGTCTGGGCAAGACCGTCAAGACCAAGGATTACACGGGCAAGGTCGTCCGCCTCAACTATTTTAAAGAGCGCATCGCCTTGCGCGTGGACGACGGAGAGGTCGAAATCGGATTGGATGAGATCATCAAATAGAAGCTGAAAAAACGCCATGGGCGAGATTTTACACGCCTTGGACGTTGCGCGTTAGGAGCAAGGCATGGCCAAACCGTTTTATATCACCACCCCCATCTATTACGTCAATGCACGGCCCCACCTGGGTCACGCTTATACGACGATATGCGCCGATGTGATCAATCGCTATCACACCATGATCACCGACGAGACCTTCTTTCTCACCGGCACCGATGAACACGGCGACAAGATCATGCGCGCCGCCAGAAAGGAGAATACGACCCCCAGGCTCTATGTGGACAAAATCAGCGGGCTGTTTCGTGAATTGTGGCCCCAGCTCAACGTCGCCAACGATTATTTCATCCGCACCACCGACAAGTCCCACATGGCGGTCGTCGAGCGGGTGCTGCAGAAAATTTATGACCAGGGCGATATCTATTTCAGCGAATACGAGGGCAAGTACTGTTTCGGCTGCGAACGTTTCTATACCGATCGCGAACTGGTGAACGGCAAATGTCCGGACCATGAAACCGAGCCGGAGACGATCAAGGAGTCCAACTATTTTTTCAAGATGAGCCGCTATCAGCAATGGCTCATCGACTTCATTCACGAGCATCCCGACATGATCCGGCCGGAGCGGTACAAAAACGAAGTGCTGGCCTTCCTGCGCGAACCGTTGGATGATTTATGTATTTCAAGGCCCAAGTCCCGGATCAAATGGGGCATCACCCTGCCCTTCGACAACGATTATGTCACCTATGTGTGGTTCGACGCACTGCTCAACTATATTTCTGCCATCGGCTATCCCGATGACCCACGATTCAAGAAGTTCTGGCCCGTGGCCCAGCACATCGTGGCAAAGGACATCCTCAAACCCCACGGCATCTATTGGCCCATCATGCTCAAAGCCGCCGGATTGCCGGTGTACCAACATCTCAATGTACATGGCTACTGGAACGTGGACCAGAGCAAGATGTCCAAAAGCCTGGGCAATGTCGTCGAACCGCTGCAGCTGAAAAATATTTACGGGTTGGACGCCTTCCGTTTCTTTTTGATGCGGGAGATGAACTTCGGCCTCGACGCCAACTTCAACGAAGAGGCCCTGGTCACCCGCATCAATTCCGACCTGGCCAACGATCTGGGCAATCTTTATTCGCGCGTTGTCACCATGGCGCACAAATACTTCAAAGGCGTGGTTCCCGCTTCCGATCCAGCCGTCGAACAAGAACTGGCACTCGATATGGAAGATCGCGTGGCCCGCACGATCGCCATCTACCAGGCGGAAATGGAGACTTTCGCATTTCACAAGGCGCTGACCGCGGTCTGGGAATTCATCAATCGAATGAACAAAATCATCGACGTGACCGCGCCATGGGAGCTGGCCAAGAACAAAAGCTGTGCACCGCAGTTGCAGGCAGTGATCTACAAC from Desulfatitalea tepidiphila includes:
- the metG gene encoding methionine--tRNA ligase, yielding MAKPFYITTPIYYVNARPHLGHAYTTICADVINRYHTMITDETFFLTGTDEHGDKIMRAARKENTTPRLYVDKISGLFRELWPQLNVANDYFIRTTDKSHMAVVERVLQKIYDQGDIYFSEYEGKYCFGCERFYTDRELVNGKCPDHETEPETIKESNYFFKMSRYQQWLIDFIHEHPDMIRPERYKNEVLAFLREPLDDLCISRPKSRIKWGITLPFDNDYVTYVWFDALLNYISAIGYPDDPRFKKFWPVAQHIVAKDILKPHGIYWPIMLKAAGLPVYQHLNVHGYWNVDQSKMSKSLGNVVEPLQLKNIYGLDAFRFFLMREMNFGLDANFNEEALVTRINSDLANDLGNLYSRVVTMAHKYFKGVVPASDPAVEQELALDMEDRVARTIAIYQAEMETFAFHKALTAVWEFINRMNKIIDVTAPWELAKNKSCAPQLQAVIYNLLEGLRVISGLIYPIMPETAATMQKHLGLDASDSFYKMARVATWKLLSPGTQLPKSTTLFPRIDVKKEQPPSDLPSEMKVLQPELKPEITLEEFARIDLRVAKVVRAEAIPRAKKLLKLEVDVGEPEPRTVVAGIAGTYQPDELIGKQVILVANLKPAKLMGVLSQGMLLAASTDKALAALGADQEMPPGTPIR